In Methanocella sp., the following are encoded in one genomic region:
- a CDS encoding cation-transporting P-type ATPase yields the protein MVDGVEDQTARGMSGLTETEAGERLAKYGPNRITRPGEVSFLGIVAEEITEPMILLLLFVGAVYSFWGKLEDALTIFVVIVLLVLAEVWNEYRAKKAIASLSKMAAPRTRVVREGRVGEIRTEDVVPGDVLVLGQGTRVAADARLAVSYSIQADESALTGESFPEYKRAGDGIFAGTVVVSGEGKAEVEATGKNTRLGRLSATARAIKPPKTPLQKAMKSLAGSLVFVALFFSITIPLLGYLRGQPLREMILTGLALAFAVIPEELPIIITMVLGLGAYQLSKENFLVKKLKAAEVLGDATVILTDKTGTITENRMRVADVFPAGNAVLGAALDSMTDISLSPTDRAIAEKAHESGLTARGEVLRERSFDPELKTRALLRRMPGGLELLLTGAPEQVLKSSSVPRPDIDRAIADDASKGRRVVAVARKTVAEADKDRPFQELEKGMDVVGIAGIEDPPRPGVKRTIETASGAGIRTIMVTGDHPKTAAYIAGEVGIPAERVVTGAQMSQMPDDELRRVVEDVSVFARTTPEDKYRLVKALRANGEVVAVTGDGINDTLALKGADIGISMGIKGTDVAREAADVVLADDNYVTISHGIFQGRKFFDNLKKGLKYYLSVKTALVLVFLVPVLLSLPMPLAPIQIILLELFMDLAASAGFVAEPAERSIYEPERKKKLFDRGMVLGIALSGLSLFAAVFGAFYYALYRGYPVAEAQTFAFAAWIIGHIFLAFVSRSAREPLISLGPLTNRVMDAWAIAAFAFLCAVVFTPLGTLIKATGLSPSQVLLIAAFAFVAIFWQEAVKILKYGPARAPVKKTAPAYDKQ from the coding sequence AGGATCAGACTGCCCGGGGCATGTCGGGCTTAACTGAAACGGAGGCCGGGGAGCGCCTGGCGAAGTACGGGCCGAACCGGATAACCAGGCCCGGGGAGGTAAGCTTCCTGGGCATCGTCGCGGAGGAAATTACCGAGCCGATGATACTTTTGCTGCTCTTCGTGGGCGCCGTCTACTCGTTCTGGGGCAAGCTCGAGGACGCCCTCACCATCTTCGTGGTCATCGTCCTGCTGGTGCTGGCCGAGGTGTGGAACGAGTACCGGGCGAAGAAGGCCATCGCCTCGCTGTCGAAGATGGCGGCGCCGAGGACCCGCGTAGTGAGGGAGGGCCGTGTGGGGGAGATAAGGACCGAGGACGTGGTGCCCGGGGACGTGCTGGTTTTAGGCCAGGGCACCCGGGTGGCGGCCGACGCGCGGCTGGCCGTCTCCTACAGTATCCAGGCGGACGAGTCGGCGCTCACCGGCGAGTCCTTCCCCGAGTATAAAAGGGCGGGAGACGGGATATTCGCGGGCACCGTGGTCGTATCGGGCGAGGGCAAGGCGGAAGTGGAGGCGACGGGCAAAAATACCAGGCTCGGCAGGCTATCGGCCACGGCCCGGGCCATAAAACCGCCTAAGACGCCGCTGCAGAAAGCCATGAAATCCCTGGCCGGGAGCCTCGTATTCGTGGCGCTGTTCTTCAGCATCACTATACCGCTGCTGGGCTACCTCCGGGGGCAGCCGCTGCGGGAGATGATCCTGACCGGCCTGGCGCTGGCCTTCGCGGTCATCCCCGAGGAACTGCCCATCATAATCACGATGGTCCTGGGGCTGGGCGCGTACCAGCTCTCGAAGGAGAACTTTCTGGTTAAAAAGCTAAAGGCGGCCGAGGTGCTAGGCGACGCCACGGTCATCCTCACGGATAAGACGGGCACCATCACCGAGAACAGGATGCGCGTGGCGGACGTGTTCCCGGCTGGCAATGCCGTGCTCGGTGCCGCGCTCGACTCCATGACCGATATCTCACTTTCGCCGACGGACCGGGCAATCGCTGAAAAAGCCCATGAGTCGGGGCTCACGGCCCGGGGCGAGGTCTTGCGGGAGCGGAGCTTCGACCCGGAGCTGAAGACACGGGCGCTCCTGCGGCGCATGCCCGGGGGCCTGGAGCTGCTGCTTACCGGGGCGCCCGAGCAAGTCCTAAAAAGCTCATCCGTGCCGCGGCCGGACATCGATAGGGCCATCGCGGACGATGCCTCAAAAGGGCGCCGCGTGGTGGCCGTGGCCAGGAAGACCGTCGCGGAAGCCGATAAAGACAGGCCGTTCCAGGAGCTGGAAAAAGGCATGGACGTCGTGGGCATCGCCGGGATCGAGGACCCTCCGCGCCCCGGCGTTAAGCGGACCATCGAGACGGCGAGCGGGGCGGGGATACGCACCATCATGGTCACCGGGGACCACCCGAAGACCGCCGCCTATATAGCGGGCGAGGTGGGCATACCGGCAGAGCGCGTCGTGACCGGGGCTCAGATGAGCCAGATGCCGGACGACGAGCTGCGCCGGGTCGTCGAGGACGTTTCGGTCTTCGCGAGGACGACGCCCGAGGACAAGTACCGGCTGGTGAAGGCCCTCCGGGCGAACGGCGAGGTCGTGGCGGTCACGGGCGACGGCATCAACGACACGCTGGCGCTGAAGGGGGCCGACATCGGCATATCCATGGGCATCAAGGGCACGGACGTGGCCCGGGAGGCCGCCGACGTGGTGCTCGCCGACGATAACTACGTCACGATCAGCCACGGCATATTCCAGGGGCGGAAGTTCTTCGATAACCTGAAAAAAGGCCTTAAGTACTATTTATCGGTCAAGACTGCCCTGGTACTCGTGTTCTTAGTCCCGGTGCTGCTGAGCCTGCCCATGCCGCTGGCGCCCATCCAGATCATTCTCCTCGAGCTGTTCATGGACCTGGCGGCCTCGGCCGGGTTCGTGGCTGAGCCCGCGGAGCGCTCCATCTACGAGCCGGAGCGAAAAAAGAAATTGTTCGACCGGGGCATGGTCTTGGGCATCGCCCTGTCCGGCCTCAGCCTGTTCGCCGCCGTCTTCGGCGCTTTCTATTATGCGCTGTATCGCGGATACCCCGTGGCGGAAGCGCAAACGTTCGCCTTCGCCGCCTGGATCATCGGGCACATCTTCCTGGCGTTCGTGTCGCGCTCGGCGCGCGAGCCGCTCATATCCCTGGGCCCGCTGACGAACCGGGTGATGGACGCCTGGGCCATCGCCGCGTTCGCCTTCCTCTGCGCCGTCGTCTTCACGCCTCTGGGCACGCTCATCAAGGCCACGGGCCTCTCGCCCTCGCAGGTGCTGCTCATCGCCGCGTTCGCCTTCGTCGCCATCTTCTGGCAGGAGGCGGTGAAGATACTGAAGTACGGGCCTGCCCGGGCCCCGGTGAAAAAGACGGCTCCCGCGTACGATAAGCAATGA